The Luteibacter flocculans genomic interval CACGCAACTGCCCGCTGTCGCCCGCTGGAATGAAATCCTTCGGCACCACGGCGAACAGCAGCCCGGTGGCCACGAGGCTCAGAACGAGCGAAGCGATGACAAGCCGAGGATGGTTCATGCACCACGCGAGCGTGCGCGTATAGCCGGACGTCACGGCCGCAAAGCCGCGGTCGAACCAGACCACGACGACGCTTCGCTTGCCATGATCGTGCGCCTTGACGAAGCGACTGCACAGCATCGGTGTGAGCGTGATCGAGACGAAGCCAGAGATCAGGATCGAGACACTGATCACCACCGCGAACTCGTGGAAGAGGCGACCGACGATGCCACCCATGAACATCACTGGGATGAACACCGCCACGAGCGACAGCGTCATCGAGAAGATGGTGAAGCCGATTTCGTTGGCACCTTTCACGGCCGCATCGAAGGGCGCCTCGCCCAGTTCGATGTGGCGCATGATGTTTTCCAGCATGACGATCGCGTCGTCCACGACGAAGCCCACGGCGAGAGTGAGCGCCAGCAGGGAGAGATTGTCGAGGCTGTAGCCGAGCGCAAACATGGCGCCGAACGTGCCCAGCACCGAGATCGGCAAGGCCACCGCGGGAATCAGCGTGGCCGAGGCGTTGCCAAGGAACAGATAGATCACCAGCACCACGAGCACACCCGCGAGCACCAGCGTGAACTGCACGTCGTGCACGGAGTCGCGAATGGATACCGAGCGGTCGTACATCACGCTGAGGGTCACGGAGGGTGGCAGCGTGGCAGTAAAGCCCGGCAGCAGGCTGAGGATCTTGTCCACGGTCGCCACCGTGTTGGCACCGGGCTGCCGCTGGATGGCGAGCGTGATCGAGCGATGTCCGTTGAACCAGCTCGCCCGCTGATCGTCCTGCACGCTGTCATGTGGCGCCGCCACGTCGCTCAGGCGCACGGGCGCACCGTTGCGATAGGCCACGACGACCTGCCCATAGTCGGCCGCGCGCATCAATTGGCCGTCCGAACGAATCGAAAGAAGCTGGCGCTTGCCGTTGAGCGAGCCGGTCGCCTTGTTGACGTTGGCAGCTGCGATGGCATCGCGCACCTGGTCCACGCCGATGCCCGTGGCGGCCAGACGATCGGGATCCACGGCGATGCGCACGGCGTACTTCTGCGACCCGTAGACGTTCACCTGCGCCACGCCGTCCACCATGGACAGGCGCTGCGCCAGCTCGGTTTCCGCGTAGTCGTCCACGGTCGACAACGGCAGCGTCGGCGACTGCATGGTGAGGAACAGAATCGGGGCGTCCGCCGGGTTGACCTTGCGGTAGGTCGGCGGCGTGGGCATGTCCTGCGGTAGCTGGCGCTGGGCTGCCGAAATGGCCGCCTGCACATCCTGCGCCGCGCCATCGATGCTGCGATCGAGCGCAAAGGTCACCGTGATGGTCGTCGATCCCAGCGAACTCGACGAGGTCATCGAATCGATCCCGGCGATCGTCGACAACTGTGCTTCGAGTGGCGTCGCCACCGATGACGCCATCGTCTCGGGCGAAGCACCCGGCAGACTCGCACTGATGTTGATCGTGGGGAAGTCGACGTTGGGCAGCTCGTTGACCGGCAGCCTGGGATAGGCGGCGATACCGAAAATGACCAGCGCCGCCATCAACAGCGTGGTCATCACGGGCCGGCGGATGCAGAGTTCCGGCAGGTTCATCGCCCTCACCCCTTGTCGATGCGCACGCGGGCGCCGTCGACGAGCAGCATCTGACCTTCGGTAACGACGCGCTCGCCCGCCTGCAGGCCCTTGTCCACGACGACGCGATCGGCCGTGGTAGCGCCGGTGGTAATCGAGCGCTGTTCGACCGTGCTGTCGGGCTTCACGACGAACACGAACGTACCCGTCGACGAACTCTGCAACGCCACGACCGGAATGCTGATGGCATCGAACAGGCGAGTCGTGGGCAAGGTGACTTCGGCGAACTGGCCGGGCGTGAGCCGACCGTCGCGGTTGGTGAACCGCCCCTTCAGGACGATCGTGCCGGTCGTCGCATCGACGGCGTTGTCGATGAATTCCAGCTCGCCCTGCAACGGTTCGCCCTCGTCGCCAGGAATCTTCGCCATGACGGCGAGCGTCCCGCGGCGGACGCTCTGGCGCACGGCGGCGAGGCTGTCCTCGGGAATGGCGAATGCCACGCGAATGGGGTCTACCTGATTCAGCACCACGATGTCGGTGGTGTCGGCGGAGAGGGTGGCCCCCGGATAAGCGAGCGGCGCACCGGTCACGCCGTCGAACGGCGCGACGATGGTCGTGAAGTCCAGTTGCGTTTGCGCGGCACGCGCCGCGGCGCGATCGCTTTCCAGCGCAGCGCGCGCCACGCCGAGGTTGGCCTTGTAGAGGTCGTAGTCCGCGCGGCTGACGAAGCCCTTGCCGAGCATGTTCTCGTAGCGGGCAAGGTCGGCCTCGGCCTTCACGAGCTGCGCCTGGTCGCGAGCCACGTTACCCATGGCCTCGTCGTAGGCCGCTTTCAGCGGCCGCTGATCCACCTGCGCGAGCAGGTCGCCTTTCTTCACGTGAGACCCAGGCGTGAACGCCAGCGATTGAAGTTGCCCGTTCACCCGGGACCGGACATTGACGGTGGAGTACGCCTCTGCCCGGCCGATGACCTTGAGGGAAAGATCGATCTCCCCTTGGCTCGCCACGGCAGTCGTGACCGGCACGCCAGCATTCGCTGCCCGACCTGGAACCTCGGCGGGGGTCTTGCCGCCGGCCTGATGCCGCCACACGCCGATACCGAGCGCGGCGATGGCCACGAGGCCGACGAGGAGGAGAAGCTTCTTCCCTGGGGATCGCTGCATGTGGGCTCCGGCCGAATCCCTGCGATTCGGTCGCCGCGCTGGGGAAGCACGGGCTGGTTGCTGGGACGGTTATCCGTAAAAGCTAACGCATATCCTAATCCATCCGTTGACCCGTCTTCAGGCTTCGTCGGAGGGCCCGTCCAGACCTTGCAGGTTCTCTTTCATGCGGTCGAGGACTGCCAGCATGGTTTGCAGATCGCCCGTGGAAATCCCTTGGGTAGCATCACGGCGCAGGCCGCGGGCGATGTCTTCCATGTCGTCGATCACCCCGCGAGCCTGATCGGTGTCGTGCAGGCGCCAGGCGCGACGGTCCTTCGGATCGGCGCGGCGCTCCACGAACCCTGCAGCTTGCAGGCGGTCGATGACGCGACCTACCGCGATCGGTTCCATGTCCAGTTGCTCGGCCAGCTCGTTCTGGCGCATGCCCGGGCGGCGATGCAGCGCCTTCAAGGCACGCCACTGCGCGCGGGTCAGACCAAAACGCGTCGCCCTCCGGTCGAAGTGCTTGCGAAAGAGCAAGGTCACATCGTTGATGAGATAGGCGAACGAGATGTCTTCAACTTTGAGTTGGTCGGCCATAACCTTGGGTGGAATATCCGGACTGTCTGGCGGCCATCGTAGCCAAATGCCGACGAGCCGTCACAAGGAGCTTGCGCCATGCCCTTCGAGGTGATCGAGACAGACATCACCACGCTCGCCGTGGATGCGATCGTCAACGCAGCGAACGAATCCTTGCTGGGTGGCGGCGGCGTGGACGGCGCCATTCACAGAGCCGCCGGACCGGCGCTGCTGGCGGCATGCCGGGCCCTGCCCGAGGTACGTCGCGGCATTCGCTGCCCCACGGGTGAAGCCCGCATCACGCCCGGTTTTGCCCTGCCCGCCCGATTCGTCATCCACACGGTGGGCCCGGTCTGGCATGGCTGCGCCCGTGGTGAAGCTGAGCTTCTGGCGGACTGCTATACGAATTCCCTCAAGCTGGCCCGTGAGAATGGCGTGGGTTCGATCGCCTTCCCCGCCATCAGCGCAGGCATCTACGGTTATCCGGCAGAAGCGGCCGCAGAGATCGCGGTCCGCACCGTCCGCGATGCTGCATGGCAGCCGGAGCGCGTGGTGTTCTGCACCTTCGGCGCGACGATGACCCGCATCTACGAAGGTCTGCTCTAGGCTTCAGCAAGCACTGACCTAGCGGGGATATAGGGGAGGCAATGTGCCGGATTTGCCCGTAGATTCAGCTGGCAGCCAATCGAACCCATCCGCGAAGGCATCGCGCAGTGCCGTGCCCGGCGCACTTCCGCCTGCGAACCGGGCCTGCTGCAAGCTGGCGATGGCGTCGCGTTGACGACCCTCGCGCAACGCCGCGGCCAAAACACCTAGCGAACGCATGGAGGGGCGATGGACGCGTGCCCAAGCGAGAAGCGCATGTTCGATCGCTGCGAGGTCGCTGCCTGCAACAGCCGCGCGGAAACGTTCGCGAGCCGCGCGATCGCTCGTGCCATCCGTAGTCGTCCTGCCGGGTGTCGGCAGAGCCTCTTCACGCTTGCCGCGCCGGGAGAGCACGAACCACGCCGCCATCGTGAGCAGCCAGAGCGCCACCGCGACGATGAACAACGTCCGCCACGGCAGCCTCTCGGTGTCCGTCGTTGCCGAAACCGTGTCTTTGATCGGAACGACACCAGGCGCGGAGGCCGATGACGCGGCGGTGCCCGCCGCCGCAGGCGCGGAGGGCGGCGGCGCGACCGCGCCACCCGCACCGGGAAGCACTTCCACATCGTGCGCCGGAATGGTCGCCACTTCGGCCTTGTCCGTGACGACGTTCCACCAGTGCAGTGTCGTGGCGGGAATGTGCAGCGTGCCATCACGCGTGGGCACAACGGCGAACGACTGCTGGCGACGCCCGGTGATCCACGATCCGCTGCTGCCGCCGCCCGTCACGGCCTTGTCGGGATAGACGTCCGCGCCGTCGAGCTTCGGCAGCGACAGGGCCGGCAACGCCTCGAATGGCATGCCCGTGGCATCGAGGCGCATGGTGAGCGTCAACGGCTGCCCGACCCTGGCCTTGCCGTCTGCGGGCAATCCGTCGAGAGAAAGTTTCAAGTCGCGCGCTGGTATCCAGGCGCCTTCGGAGGCCGACGCGGGACGTGCGCGCACGTCGACCCGCACACGTTCGGCCACGGCGTTCACCGGTTCGCCACCACCGAAAAAGGAATTCATGTCGGAAGGATCGACTGCCGTGCCCTCGAACGTGGGCGGCTGGATCTCCAGTGTGCCGGCGTGTTGCGGAAAGATCGCGTAGTGCCGCTCCACGACGTTGAAGCGTCGCCCGCCGCGCATGACCTGATAGTTCGCATCCTGGCCGACACGGCGCACTTCGGCGCCTTCGGCGGACGGATCGCCAAGCTGGCCGTCTGCCAGGTTCACCGCGAAGGAGAGCCGCAACGTGTAGTCGATCTGCTGCCCGACATAGGCATGGTTGGGCTCGACCGTTCCTTCCAGCGAAACCGGGCGGTCCGCCGATGGAACGCGATCGTTGGCGGTAGCGACC includes:
- a CDS encoding efflux RND transporter permease subunit, whose amino-acid sequence is MNLPELCIRRPVMTTLLMAALVIFGIAAYPRLPVNELPNVDFPTINISASLPGASPETMASSVATPLEAQLSTIAGIDSMTSSSSLGSTTITVTFALDRSIDGAAQDVQAAISAAQRQLPQDMPTPPTYRKVNPADAPILFLTMQSPTLPLSTVDDYAETELAQRLSMVDGVAQVNVYGSQKYAVRIAVDPDRLAATGIGVDQVRDAIAAANVNKATGSLNGKRQLLSIRSDGQLMRAADYGQVVVAYRNGAPVRLSDVAAPHDSVQDDQRASWFNGHRSITLAIQRQPGANTVATVDKILSLLPGFTATLPPSVTLSVMYDRSVSIRDSVHDVQFTLVLAGVLVVLVIYLFLGNASATLIPAVALPISVLGTFGAMFALGYSLDNLSLLALTLAVGFVVDDAIVMLENIMRHIELGEAPFDAAVKGANEIGFTIFSMTLSLVAVFIPVMFMGGIVGRLFHEFAVVISVSILISGFVSITLTPMLCSRFVKAHDHGKRSVVVVWFDRGFAAVTSGYTRTLAWCMNHPRLVIASLVLSLVATGLLFAVVPKDFIPAGDSGQLRVTTEGPTDISFAAMSARQQALADIAGNDPNIEAVMSSVGAGGPRATVNSGSLLLRLRAPADRGHTTPDEIIQQLRRKFAEVPGVRTYIQNPPAIQVGGRQSKAQYQYTVQSTDLQALYDWSGKLVAAFQKLPGFQDVTTDLDLNSPSMVVTVNRDKLAPLGLTMNQVQTALGTAFGENQISTIYGSATQYWVILQVERRMQDDPAVLSRLYVTSDSGKLVPLNTVARFERKPQVLTVNHQGQLPAVTVSFNLAPGVSLSDAVASIDRATADMKLPPTLSGSVQGTAQAFQDSVKGMGLLLLLAVFVIYLVLGILYESFIHPLTILSGLPAAAVGALLTLVIFNASLDLFAFVGIIMLVGIVKKNAIMMIDFALERQRDAGMAAFDAIYEACRVRFRPIMMTTMAAFAGTLPIALGVGAGAETRRPLGLAVVGGLVVSQILTLYLTPVIYLYMNRLQDRLSPARKLQSDPAH
- a CDS encoding efflux RND transporter periplasmic adaptor subunit, translating into MQRSPGKKLLLLVGLVAIAALGIGVWRHQAGGKTPAEVPGRAANAGVPVTTAVASQGEIDLSLKVIGRAEAYSTVNVRSRVNGQLQSLAFTPGSHVKKGDLLAQVDQRPLKAAYDEAMGNVARDQAQLVKAEADLARYENMLGKGFVSRADYDLYKANLGVARAALESDRAAARAAQTQLDFTTIVAPFDGVTGAPLAYPGATLSADTTDIVVLNQVDPIRVAFAIPEDSLAAVRQSVRRGTLAVMAKIPGDEGEPLQGELEFIDNAVDATTGTIVLKGRFTNRDGRLTPGQFAEVTLPTTRLFDAISIPVVALQSSSTGTFVFVVKPDSTVEQRSITTGATTADRVVVDKGLQAGERVVTEGQMLLVDGARVRIDKG
- a CDS encoding MarR family winged helix-turn-helix transcriptional regulator, producing the protein MADQLKVEDISFAYLINDVTLLFRKHFDRRATRFGLTRAQWRALKALHRRPGMRQNELAEQLDMEPIAVGRVIDRLQAAGFVERRADPKDRRAWRLHDTDQARGVIDDMEDIARGLRRDATQGISTGDLQTMLAVLDRMKENLQGLDGPSDEA
- a CDS encoding O-acetyl-ADP-ribose deacetylase produces the protein MPFEVIETDITTLAVDAIVNAANESLLGGGGVDGAIHRAAGPALLAACRALPEVRRGIRCPTGEARITPGFALPARFVIHTVGPVWHGCARGEAELLADCYTNSLKLARENGVGSIAFPAISAGIYGYPAEAAAEIAVRTVRDAAWQPERVVFCTFGATMTRIYEGLL
- a CDS encoding BatD family protein produces the protein MRRILLGLVLSCAPLLGWAQDSGPVASLDRNRVGVGETVTLNIEVGDQTTGSPDLSPLTPDFVVLETSTNHTLSIVNGKRESRTILGIALRPRREGHLTIPPLTIAGQQTQPVTLDVVATANDRVPSADRPVSLEGTVEPNHAYVGQQIDYTLRLSFAVNLADGQLGDPSAEGAEVRRVGQDANYQVMRGGRRFNVVERHYAIFPQHAGTLEIQPPTFEGTAVDPSDMNSFFGGGEPVNAVAERVRVDVRARPASASEGAWIPARDLKLSLDGLPADGKARVGQPLTLTMRLDATGMPFEALPALSLPKLDGADVYPDKAVTGGGSSGSWITGRRQQSFAVVPTRDGTLHIPATTLHWWNVVTDKAEVATIPAHDVEVLPGAGGAVAPPPSAPAAAGTAASSASAPGVVPIKDTVSATTDTERLPWRTLFIVAVALWLLTMAAWFVLSRRGKREEALPTPGRTTTDGTSDRAARERFRAAVAGSDLAAIEHALLAWARVHRPSMRSLGVLAAALREGRQRDAIASLQQARFAGGSAPGTALRDAFADGFDWLPAESTGKSGTLPPLYPR